The Aspergillus luchuensis IFO 4308 DNA, chromosome 4, nearly complete sequence DNA window CAGTTCAAATTTCACATGAGGAGGCGGCTCATTATATCACAGGTCAGGTTCTCGTCTGTGTTGTTGTGGGTCAAAATTCTAACGCGTAGACTCAGTTTATTTTGATGACTTACATCCCTTGTCGCCCTTTCTGGACCGAGGCGTCTTTGAGAGGAGAATCTCGGGGCCAGAATTACCGGAGTTACTGGCAAACAATGCTCCATTCTGTGCGCTATATCATACTTTGCTGGCACTTGGATGCCAGTATATGGATGGTGGATCTTTCGTTCCAGGCAAAGGGAAAGCATGGAATTACTTTCAGGTTGCATTGAGCCTGTTCCCAAAAATACTTGCTCCTCCTCAAACTTTACTTCACGTCCAAGTGCGTATTCTTTACCCTGTTCTGGATCCAAGCTGACAGCCCAACCAGGCACTGGCAGCCATGGTGAGCCGAGAAGGTAATGCAAACATCATTCATTTCGCTGAAAAATCATAGGCAGTCTTCACAATGAGCTTCTCCTGTATTCCGATCGGCGAGACCTTGATGTCCGAGGCCGCAAGAATAGTTCAATTGCTGGGATACAACGCCGCATACGTTCAAACTGAGAATGAAACATTGTGTCATAGAGCTTTCTGGGTTATATATTGGCTGGAAAAAGTTACTTCCTTTTTCCGGGGCCGTGGTTCTGTAAGAGTACTTACATTTCGAAGCCTTCTTGACTAATGGCAGTTGTAGATGATACCCGACTACGACATAGGCTGTCCTGTTCCAGCATGTTCCGACACTGCCCCGGGAGAGCTTGATTGGCTATTAACGACAGCGCGCCTAGGTCGCCTGATGTCTCGCACTTACGAATGTCTCTTTTCCGTGAGTGCGGTCCAGATGCACACAGCTGCCCGCATCGCGGCTGTGGACTCGATGTCTCGCGAGCTAGAAGCTTGGATTCAAACTCTACCCGAACCCTATCAGCCCGGGACCCCACTTCGCTTCTCAAAGGGCAAGAGCCCCTCCGCGCAAGATATGGCGCTGCAAATACGGTTCATATACTATGCTTTGGTTATGTCTATGTGCCGGCTTCGGATCCATCTTACAAGCGACCAAACGAATGAGACAAATCAAGAGACCAAGCGTCAACTGATGGAGACCGCTCGAGCTGTTATATACCATACACGTTACATTGAGCATGAGGCGCACGTTCCAGCCTGGTAAGTCATAGCGTCCGGGTCCGTGTTCTCACAAATCCTAATCGTAAGTAACAGGCAACTGGGCATCGTGCCTGTTTCCGCTCTTTTCATTATCTTTGACTTTGTGATTCATAACCCATTCCACAAAGAGACTGCCACCAATATCTCGTTCCTGGACATAGCAGCCGGTTATTTCAGCCGTTGGGAAATCAGTAACAGAGACTCTTTACCGGCATCAACTGCTGCTGAATTTTCTCACATTGCTCGTCAATTTGTGCGGGATGTACAAGCCAGGTTGCAGACCACAGATTCACGAAGGACTTCACGCCCCGAGGCAGATAATTCAGTACCAATGACAGGCGAGAAGAACTACTCCTCCGGATTCGCTGTCGATCCTAACCAGGTAACGGTATGTTTCCATGATGCTCTCCTTCCACGTCCCTCGCTGACTTGCCTGCGATACAGAATGAAGACTCTCTCATTCTCCCGGACATCGAAGGTTTTTCGGGCGCTGGACCAGACCAACTATTTTATCCTGAAGACCCGCTTCAAACATTATTTGGAACGTACATGCCTCCTACGACCGACATATCTAACATGTTCAACTCGACTTTATGGAATCCGTGATCATTGTAATACAATGTTCAAGAAATCATGTAAACTTACTAAATCGCACACTCAATATTATACATTTCGACCGAGGGGCAGACCCAGCAATTCGTGACCTACATCTGAGCTGATAGCAACACGGACGGTCCACAGGGATAAAGTGGAGACGCGGCGTCCGGCATTCGGGTTTCGGAACTCGCCTCCAATATGTGGACCCTAATTGTCTACTAGCTTAGCTCACGGTCATCTGTAGTCCGACAAGTGGACTTGATTTGATACCAGCACCCGAACAAGAAATCATTCATGACCTAGCCGTATCAAATGGCGTGGACGATAGTACCCTGTGTTCCATTAGGCTTAGGACTACAAAGTCAATGTCACGGTCTGTAAGCTACATGTTGACAGTATAATAACATATGGTACATTGCCAATATGTCACGAAGTATAAATCTGCTATATTACAAGAACGAAATCCAATCACCCCCTGAAGAAAATTCTCGGCCCCAGGCCCCGGTGAACGTAGCCCCTCAGCGGTATCGTGTGTTCACGAATCAAGCTAAGGCTTATTTCTGCATCATGCTCTCAACCCAAGTAGCAGCGACCTTGTCCCAGATAGTGGCATAAGCCATATGAGCAGAGAGATTAGTTCCGGCGGCATCGCAAACGCCATCTTTGTCGTCGCAGTAGTCGTGGAGTCTGTCGGCGTACTTGGAGAGGGCTGCAAGTTGCTCGGCAGTACGGGGGTATTTCTGATGCGAGTGGGATGTTAGCCAAGCAGCCAATCCAGCTATTTCATGGTGAATTGGTTATAACTTACGCCAGTAGCAGACACATCCCCGACGTTGTACGTCTGGTTGGGCATGTGACGGGGGTC harbors:
- a CDS encoding uncharacterized protein (COG:S;~EggNog:ENOG410PVEF;~InterPro:IPR036864,IPR007219,IPR001138;~PFAM:PF04082;~TransMembrane:1 (o538-557i);~go_function: GO:0000981 - DNA-binding transcription factor activity, RNA polymerase II-specific [Evidence IEA];~go_function: GO:0003677 - DNA binding [Evidence IEA];~go_function: GO:0008270 - zinc ion binding [Evidence IEA];~go_process: GO:0006351 - transcription, DNA-templated [Evidence IEA];~go_process: GO:0006355 - regulation of transcription, DNA-templated [Evidence IEA]), which encodes MWVNFRKPVSRDEGSRAGHLWLRVPSSGAIIGVRPATSVTRGATMTDRLQPRVAKSCDNCKARKTRCIRPSSSAVCTPCQKRKVECHYSLTRRQLRPKKSQEILSPATVPPSNYNVSSAASVSTDASASYVDQILVDKNADGRNREACSMFKARENQVLSTGMAFFSESHIHSLTNMLGHGRLREVLDAMGEAMHQHAHGISIDFSTPASPVQISHEEAAHYITVYFDDLHPLSPFLDRGVFERRISGPELPELLANNAPFCALYHTLLALGCQYMDGGSFVPGKGKAWNYFQVALSLFPKILAPPQTLLHVQALAAMAVFTMSFSCIPIGETLMSEAARIVQLLGYNAAYVQTENETLCHRAFWVIYWLEKVTSFFRGRGSMIPDYDIGCPVPACSDTAPGELDWLLTTARLGRLMSRTYECLFSVSAVQMHTAARIAAVDSMSRELEAWIQTLPEPYQPGTPLRFSKGKSPSAQDMALQIRFIYYALVMSMCRLRIHLTSDQTNETNQETKRQLMETARAVIYHTRYIEHEAHVPAWQLGIVPVSALFIIFDFVIHNPFHKETATNISFLDIAAGYFSRWEISNRDSLPASTAAEFSHIARQFVRDVQARLQTTDSRRTSRPEADNSVPMTGEKNYSSGFAVDPNQVTNEDSLILPDIEGFSGAGPDQLFYPEDPLQTLFGTYMPPTTDISNMFNSTLWNP